The Corallococcus silvisoli genome contains a region encoding:
- a CDS encoding DNA-methyltransferase: MSCPRPIDAVLARAARWTVEHGLLQDVLPTLPAESVDAVVTDPPYELGFMGKGWDRSGIAFDPATWAAVLRVLKPGGHLLAFGGSRTFHRVACAIEATGLEVRDTLSWLYGTGFPKSLNVGEGRGTALKPAWEPIILARKPLVGTVAANVEAHGTGALNIDACRIAYAGADDMDNARVPQPAFNSSSGLVYNMQTGTGRNGEMFDPGKGRWPANVVLDEEAAAALDASDNHSPGAGPSRFFYTAKASRAERDAGCESLPARTGAEATDSEEGQARLNSPRTGAGRTGGARNIHPTVKPVALMRWLVRLVTPPGGVVLDPFAGSGSTGVAALREGRRFVGVEQSGEYVEIARCRLAHGAPDDAQGDLFAGGAP, from the coding sequence ATGAGTTGCCCGCGCCCGATTGACGCTGTTCTCGCCCGCGCCGCGCGCTGGACGGTGGAGCACGGGCTCCTGCAGGACGTGCTTCCGACGCTGCCGGCGGAGTCCGTGGATGCCGTCGTGACGGATCCACCCTACGAGCTCGGTTTCATGGGCAAGGGCTGGGACCGCTCGGGCATCGCGTTCGACCCGGCCACCTGGGCGGCAGTGCTCCGCGTGCTCAAGCCCGGCGGCCATCTGCTCGCCTTCGGCGGCTCGAGGACCTTCCATCGCGTCGCGTGTGCCATTGAGGCCACGGGCCTCGAGGTCCGCGACACGCTCTCGTGGCTGTACGGCACGGGGTTCCCCAAGTCGCTTAACGTGGGCGAGGGGCGCGGCACCGCGCTCAAGCCCGCGTGGGAGCCCATCATCCTCGCGCGCAAGCCGCTGGTCGGCACGGTCGCGGCCAACGTCGAGGCGCACGGCACCGGCGCCCTGAACATCGACGCGTGCCGCATCGCCTACGCCGGAGCGGACGACATGGACAACGCCCGGGTTCCACAGCCGGCGTTCAATTCATCCTCCGGCCTCGTCTACAACATGCAGACCGGGACCGGACGCAACGGCGAGATGTTCGACCCGGGAAAGGGCCGCTGGCCCGCGAACGTCGTGCTCGACGAGGAGGCCGCCGCGGCGCTCGACGCGAGCGACAACCACTCACCCGGCGCCGGGCCCTCCCGCTTTTTCTACACCGCTAAGGCCAGCCGGGCCGAGCGCGATGCCGGGTGCGAGTCGCTACCCGCTCGCACGGGCGCGGAGGCCACCGACAGCGAGGAGGGCCAGGCCCGGCTGAACAGCCCGCGGACCGGGGCTGGACGCACCGGCGGCGCGCGGAACATCCACCCCACCGTCAAGCCTGTGGCCCTCATGCGGTGGCTGGTGCGGCTGGTGACACCTCCAGGCGGCGTGGTGCTGGACCCGTTCGCGGGCAGCGGCAGCACCGGGGTCGCAGCGCTCCGTGAGGGTCGACGCTTCGTGGGCGTCGAGCAGTCCGGCGAGTACGTGGAGATCGCCCGGTGTCGGCTCGCCCACGGCGCCCCGGATGACGCGCAGGGTGATCTCTTCGCCGGGGGCGCGCCATGA